The following proteins come from a genomic window of Vidua chalybeata isolate OUT-0048 chromosome 2, bVidCha1 merged haplotype, whole genome shotgun sequence:
- the RHNO1 gene encoding RAD9, HUS1, RAD1-interacting nuclear orphan protein 1, which yields MPPKKKCTHKARKAELIFLEKPWAGPIHCYETPLHLAENPRRLPTKPVDPNTSAAWVCPQFDTTKAVVLKARQKKHHGPQKPYNQDGNHSSFHAGGACRGAVACRFPPLTFEHPEGHAVPLLDDPNCLRKNAQYSPIQPKKGTVANANIQVKSPENCGELAPQPVEQDVLSPSDAEAAQVPSPRNERCSNTLSQSSHAWHPEEELPFGIDPCGRGEAAAVLVTDTPEHEYGVKVTWRRRPHIMKYLREQGKLSAADILVKANIELSRRQAHT from the exons ATGCCTCCAAAGAAGAAGTGTACCCACAAGGccaggaaggcagagctgattTTCCTTGAGAAGCCATGGGCAGGACCCATCCATTGTTATGAAACTCCACTGCATTTAGCTGAGAATCCCAGACGTCTGCCTACAAAACCTGTGGACCCGAACACCTCTGCTGCCTGG GTATGCCCACAATTTGACACAACTAAGGCAGTGGTGTTGAAAGCACGCCAGAAGAAGCATCATGGTCCTCAGAAGCCCTATAATCAGGATGGTAACCACAGTTCATTTCATGCAGGAGGAGCTTGTCGAGGAGCTGTAGCCTGCAGATTTCCTCCTTTAACTTTTGAGCATCCAGAAGGGCATGCAGTCCCTCTGTTGGATGATCCAAACTGCTTGAGAAAGAATGCACAATACTCTCCCATCCAGCCTAAGAAAGGGACAGTAGCAAATGCCAACATCCAGGTGAAGAGTCCAGAGAACTGTGGAGAGCTTGCTCCCCAGCCTGTGGAGCAAGATGTCCTTAGTCCATCAGATGCAGAGGCTGCACAGGTTCCTTCCCCAAGGAATGAGAGGTGCAGCAACACTCTGTCACAAAGTAGTCATGCCTGGCATCCAGAAGAAGAGTTGCCATTCGGTATTGATCCGTGTGGGAGAGGGGAAGCGGCAGCAGTACTGGTTACAGATACTCCCGAGCACGAGTACGGAGTAAAGGTCACCTGGAGACGGCGGCCGCACATAATGAAGTACTTGCGGGAGCAAGGGAAGCTGAGCGCTGCGGACATCCTGGTGAAGGCAAACATCGAGCTCTCGAGAAGACAGGCCCACACCTGA